One region of Carassius gibelio isolate Cgi1373 ecotype wild population from Czech Republic chromosome A1, carGib1.2-hapl.c, whole genome shotgun sequence genomic DNA includes:
- the LOC128017700 gene encoding neuronal vesicle trafficking-associated protein 1-like, producing MRFHTHTHTHTHTHRHNNSSSPSASAGQRQKQSNMVKLGSNLVDKMERQPSVEDGFDNIPLITPLEVGQLQQPFPDKVIVKTTAEYQLKEKKRRLYVPSIKKLNINLYDEMSEKLKLTGLIIITLAFLACLLLLVMYKALWYDQLGCPEGFVLQHRHCTPSTLEMYYPEQNSRGSLYTAMTHLNQAKKNIPELSPPWLPVMKDEVNHSEK from the exons ATgcgcttccacacacacacacacacacacacacacacacatcgccaTAACAACAGTAGCTCTCCATCAGCATCGGCAGGACAAcggcagaagcaaagca ATATGGTGAAACTAGGCAGTAACCTGGTAGACAAGATGGAGAGACAGCCATCGGTGGAGGACGGTTTCGACAACATCCCCCTCATCACTCCACTAGAGGTCGGCCAGTTACAGCAGCCTTTCCCTGATAAG GTGATTGTGAAAACCACCGCAGAGTATCAGCTGAAGGAGAAGAAGAGGAGGCTGTATGTGCCGAGCATCAAGAAGCTAAACATAAACCTTTATGATGAGATGTCAGAGAAGCTCAAG CTGACTGGGTTGATTATTATCACCTTGGCGTTCCTGGCGTGTCTGCTGCTGTTGGTCATGTACAAAGCGCTGTGGTATGATCAGCTCGGCTGCCCTGAGGGCTTCGTTCTCCAG CACAGACACTGCACCCCGTCCACTCTGGAGATGTACTACCCTGAGCAGAACTCCAGGGGCAGCTTGTACACCGCCATGACCCACCTCAACCAGGCCAAGAAGAACATCCCAGAGCTGTCCCCTCCCTGGCTGCCAGTCATGAAGGACGAGGTGAACCACTCCGAGAAATAA
- the LOC128017704 gene encoding C-X-C motif chemokine 11 isoform X4: protein MCMPALFRRNHLQETEVSSYGLQPLLRYTSKLVMAFLPRAFLLLLLAVVCIQLSGVLADGPDRCWCLNSLKKHVPREDIEEFSIFPRRSHCDSAEIILTLKPVNNSSEVIQRCLSPDTKQGINLQLCWNRRNINKTSTFKMSNCF, encoded by the exons ATGTGTATGCCTGCATTATTTCGACGGAACCATTTACAAGAGACAGAGGTTTCCTCCTATGGTCTACAGCCCCTCTTACGTTACACTAGCAAATTAGTAATGGCATTTTTACCTAGAGCCTTTCTTCTACTGCTTCTGGCAGTAGTTTGTATTCAACTGAGTGGAG TTCTAGCTGATGGACCTGACAGGTGCTGGTGTTTGAACAGTTTGAAGAAACATGTCCCAAGAGAAGATATTGAAGAGTTCTCTATTTTCCCCAGAAGATCACATTGTGACAGCGCTGAAATCAT ACTGACACTGAAACCTGTGAATAACTCATCTGAAGTCATTCAGCGCTGCTTGAGTCCAGACACAAAACAAGGCATTAACCTGCAGCTTTGTTGGAACAG GAGGAACATCAACAAGACCTCCACATTTAAGATGTCCAACTGTTTCTAA